From the genome of Pseudoxanthomonas sp., one region includes:
- a CDS encoding DUF58 domain-containing protein has protein sequence MRPAPLLILLIACWGLAGLAVPFLGWPLWQWQAVGAALLVLAVLDAWRLRGRPTPETVREVPEALPLGIERDVTLSFESRVKQRLEVFDLHPGAWSSTGLPRALTLAPMSATRITYRLRPAVRGDAQFDGVQLRLRSPLALWRQSRVAGAPQRVRVYPNFAPLTRFALFSAEQASRLVGAHLKRRRGEGTDFHQMREYRVGDSLRQVDWKATARARKLISREYQDEKNQQLMMLIDTGRRMMAREDALGHFDHVLNASLVVSYLALRQGDGVGLFAAGGDSRWVAPQRGMAAIDTLLRASYDLQPRPVATDYLAAATELSLRQRRRALVMLVTNVRDEDIEDLLAAVRLLQKRHLVCVASLRETSLDEALDGDVRDLQGAIHAGAVARYLEQRTAAHDALRSHRVMVLDVTADELPAALVERYLAVKRDGVL, from the coding sequence ATGAGGCCTGCACCGCTGCTGATCCTGCTGATCGCGTGCTGGGGACTGGCCGGCCTGGCGGTGCCGTTCCTCGGTTGGCCGCTGTGGCAGTGGCAGGCCGTCGGCGCGGCGTTGCTGGTGCTCGCGGTCCTCGATGCGTGGCGGTTGCGGGGTCGGCCCACGCCGGAGACCGTGCGCGAGGTGCCCGAGGCGTTGCCGCTGGGCATCGAACGCGACGTCACGCTGTCGTTCGAGTCGCGGGTGAAGCAGCGGCTGGAGGTGTTCGATCTGCATCCGGGGGCATGGTCGTCGACGGGACTGCCGCGCGCGCTGACGCTGGCCCCGATGTCGGCGACCCGCATCACCTATCGCCTGCGCCCCGCCGTGCGCGGCGATGCGCAGTTCGACGGTGTGCAGCTGCGCCTGCGTTCGCCATTGGCGCTGTGGCGGCAGTCGCGCGTGGCCGGTGCGCCGCAGCGGGTACGCGTGTATCCGAACTTCGCACCGCTCACGCGCTTCGCACTGTTCAGTGCCGAACAGGCCTCGCGCCTGGTCGGCGCGCACCTGAAGCGCCGCCGCGGCGAAGGCACCGACTTCCACCAGATGCGCGAATACCGCGTCGGCGACAGCCTGCGCCAGGTCGACTGGAAGGCCACCGCACGCGCGCGCAAGTTGATCTCGCGCGAGTACCAGGACGAGAAGAACCAGCAGTTGATGATGCTGATCGACACCGGCCGCCGGATGATGGCGCGCGAGGATGCGCTGGGCCACTTCGACCATGTGCTCAATGCCTCGCTGGTGGTGTCCTACCTGGCGCTGCGGCAGGGCGATGGCGTGGGCCTGTTCGCCGCCGGCGGCGACAGCCGCTGGGTTGCGCCGCAGCGTGGCATGGCGGCCATCGATACGCTGCTGCGCGCCAGCTACGACCTGCAGCCGCGCCCGGTCGCCACCGACTACCTGGCCGCCGCCACGGAGCTCAGCCTGCGGCAGCGCCGCCGCGCGCTGGTGATGCTGGTCACCAACGTGCGCGACGAGGACATCGAAGACCTGCTCGCTGCCGTGCGCCTGCTGCAGAAGCGGCACCTGGTCTGCGTCGCCAGCCTGCGCGAAACCTCGCTGGACGAGGCGCTGGACGGCGACGTGCGCGACCTGCAGGGCGCGATCCATGCCGGCGCGGTCGCCCGCTATCTGGAACAACGCACGGCCGCGCACGACGCATTGCGCAGTCATCGGGTCATGGTGCTGGACGTCACCGCGGACGAACTGCCGGCGGCGCTGGTGGAACGCTATCTGGCGGTGAAGCGCGACGGCGTGTTGTAG
- the hemB gene encoding porphobilinogen synthase, translated as MAYPHIRPRRMRRDEFSRRLMREHVLTTNDLIYPVFVHEEKGRVPVASMPGVERLSIDELLRVGEEALELGVPVLDLFGVPDPAAKTADGRIAWDEDGIIPRAIRALKSRFPELGVMSDQALDPYTTHGQDGLIDDTGYILNDETIEALVKQSLAHAAAGVDILSPSDMMDGRIGAIRAALENAGYINTRIMSYAAKYASAFYGPFRSAVGSAGNLGKGNKFTYQMDPANSNEALHEIALDLEEGADMVMVKPGLPYLDVIRRVKDEFGVPTFAYQVSGEYAMIKAASANGWLDEKACALEALTAFKRAGADGVLTYFALDAAHWLRNG; from the coding sequence ATGGCCTATCCCCATATCCGCCCGCGTCGCATGCGCCGCGACGAGTTTTCGCGTCGGCTGATGCGCGAGCACGTGCTGACCACCAACGATCTGATCTATCCCGTGTTCGTGCACGAGGAAAAAGGCCGCGTGCCGGTGGCCTCGATGCCGGGTGTGGAACGGCTGTCGATCGACGAACTGCTCCGCGTGGGCGAGGAAGCGCTGGAACTCGGCGTGCCGGTGCTGGACCTGTTCGGTGTGCCCGATCCGGCGGCCAAGACCGCCGACGGCCGCATCGCCTGGGACGAGGACGGCATCATCCCGCGCGCGATCCGCGCGCTGAAGTCGCGCTTCCCCGAGTTGGGCGTGATGAGCGACCAGGCGCTGGACCCGTACACCACCCACGGCCAGGACGGACTGATCGACGACACCGGCTACATCCTCAACGACGAGACCATCGAAGCGCTGGTGAAGCAGTCCCTCGCGCATGCCGCCGCGGGCGTCGACATCCTCTCGCCCAGCGACATGATGGACGGCCGCATCGGCGCGATCCGCGCGGCGCTGGAGAACGCGGGCTACATCAACACCCGCATCATGTCGTACGCCGCCAAGTACGCCAGCGCCTTCTACGGCCCGTTCCGCAGCGCGGTGGGCAGCGCCGGCAACCTCGGCAAGGGCAACAAGTTCACCTACCAGATGGACCCGGCCAACTCGAACGAGGCCCTGCACGAGATCGCGCTGGACCTGGAGGAAGGCGCGGACATGGTGATGGTGAAGCCGGGCCTGCCGTACCTGGACGTGATCCGGCGGGTGAAGGACGAGTTCGGCGTGCCGACATTCGCGTACCAGGTCAGCGGCGAGTACGCGATGATCAAGGCCGCCTCGGCGAACGGCTGGCTGGACGAGAAGGCCTGCGCACTGGAAGCGCTCACCGCGTTCAAGCGCGCCGGCGCCGATGGCGTGCTGACCTACTTCGCGCTGGATGCGGCGCACTGGTTGCGGAACGGCTGA
- a CDS encoding TIGR00645 family protein, with amino-acid sequence MTLPASPRPTFLPNLIFASRWLQLPLYLGLIIAQCVYVFLFGKELWHLIHRAPGLGEQEIMLIVLGLIDVVMISNLLVMVIVGGYETFVSRLRLEGHPDQPEWLSHVNASVLKVKLAMAIIGISSIHLLKTFIAAGALNGLPFCSPDMLAQMKAELAITSTQCTQLTPDGVLWQTIIHCVFILSAIGIAWTDKLMNGGAPAKHVAH; translated from the coding sequence ATGACGCTCCCGGCCAGCCCCCGCCCCACCTTCCTGCCCAACCTGATCTTCGCGTCGCGATGGCTGCAGCTGCCGCTGTATCTGGGCCTGATCATCGCCCAGTGCGTCTACGTGTTCCTGTTCGGCAAGGAACTGTGGCATCTGATCCATCGCGCGCCGGGTCTCGGCGAGCAGGAAATCATGCTGATCGTACTGGGCCTGATCGACGTGGTGATGATCTCCAACCTGCTGGTGATGGTGATCGTCGGCGGCTACGAGACCTTCGTGTCGCGCCTGCGCCTGGAAGGCCACCCGGACCAGCCGGAGTGGCTGAGCCACGTGAACGCCTCGGTGCTGAAGGTCAAGCTGGCGATGGCGATCATCGGCATCTCCTCGATCCACCTGCTGAAGACCTTCATTGCGGCGGGTGCCCTCAACGGTCTGCCCTTCTGCTCTCCGGACATGTTGGCGCAGATGAAGGCCGAACTGGCCATCACCAGTACGCAGTGCACCCAGCTGACACCCGACGGCGTGCTGTGGCAGACCATCATCCACTGCGTCTTCATCCTGTCGGCCATCGGCATCGCGTGGACCGACAAGCTGATGAACGGCGGCGCACCCGCCAAGCACGTCGCGCACTGA
- a CDS encoding S9 family peptidase, with protein MRLALFALMTLATTLPAHAEKLTLEAITGSAPLTGPTLTRPQVAPDGSRVTFLRGKDTDRNRLDLWEYDIASGQTRLLVDASVVLPGEEVLSDEEKARRERQRIAALSGIVDYQWSPDGKAMLFPLGGELYFYDLSKTGKEAVRKLTNGGGFATDPKISPKGGFVSFIRGRNLWVIDLVSGKEVQLTGDGSDTIGNGVAEFVADEEMDRHTGYWWAPDDSAIAFARIDETPVPIQKRYEVYPDRTEVIEQRYPAAGDHNVLVQLGVIAPKAGARPRWIDLGKNPDIYLARVDWRDPQRLTFQRQSRDQKTLELIETTLATGRQRTLVTETSTTWVPLHNDLRFLKDGRFLWSSERSGFEHLYVASEDGSALTALTQGEWVVDGVLAVDEAAGLAYVSGTRDGATETHAYAVPLAGGEPRRLTAAPGVHAASFARNASVFVDSWSSDTTLPQIELFKADGTRLTTLLENDATDAGHPYAKYLAAHQPTTFGTLTAADGETPLHYSLIKPANFDPKKQYPVVVFVYGGPAAQTVTRAWPGRSDAFFNQYLAQQGYVVFSLDNRGTPRRGAAFGGALYGRQGTVEVDDQLRGVEWLKAQPFVDPARIGVYGWSNGGYMTLMLLAKHSEAYACGVSGAPVTDWALYDTHYTERYMDLPKANEAGYHEASVFTHLDGLRSKLLLIHGMADDNVLFTNSTRLMSDLQKRGTPFELMTYPGAKHGLRGSDLLHRYRLTEDFFARCLKP; from the coding sequence ATGCGCCTTGCCCTGTTCGCCCTGATGACCCTCGCCACCACCCTGCCCGCCCACGCCGAAAAACTCACGCTGGAGGCCATCACCGGCAGCGCGCCGCTGACCGGCCCCACGTTGACCAGGCCGCAGGTGGCGCCGGACGGATCGCGGGTGACCTTCCTGCGCGGCAAGGACACCGACCGCAATCGGCTGGACCTGTGGGAATACGACATCGCCAGCGGGCAGACGCGCCTGCTGGTGGATGCGTCGGTGGTGCTGCCGGGCGAGGAAGTGCTGAGCGACGAGGAGAAGGCGCGCCGCGAGCGCCAGCGCATCGCCGCGCTGTCCGGCATCGTCGACTATCAGTGGTCGCCCGACGGCAAGGCGATGCTGTTTCCGCTCGGCGGCGAGCTGTACTTCTACGACCTGTCCAAGACGGGCAAGGAGGCCGTGCGAAAGCTGACGAACGGCGGCGGCTTCGCCACCGATCCGAAGATCTCGCCGAAGGGCGGCTTCGTCAGCTTCATCCGCGGCCGCAACCTGTGGGTCATCGACCTGGTCAGCGGCAAGGAAGTGCAGCTCACCGGGGACGGCAGCGACACCATCGGCAACGGCGTGGCCGAATTCGTGGCCGACGAGGAAATGGACCGCCACACCGGCTACTGGTGGGCGCCGGACGACTCCGCCATCGCCTTCGCGCGCATCGACGAAACGCCGGTGCCGATCCAGAAGCGCTACGAGGTCTATCCCGACCGCACGGAGGTGATCGAGCAGCGCTATCCGGCGGCCGGCGACCACAACGTGCTGGTGCAGCTGGGCGTGATCGCGCCGAAGGCCGGCGCCAGGCCGCGCTGGATCGACCTCGGTAAGAACCCGGACATCTACCTGGCCCGCGTGGACTGGCGTGACCCGCAGCGCCTGACGTTCCAGCGTCAGTCGCGCGACCAGAAGACGCTCGAACTGATCGAGACCACGCTGGCGACCGGCCGGCAGCGCACGCTGGTGACCGAGACCTCGACGACGTGGGTGCCGCTGCACAACGACCTGAGGTTCCTCAAGGATGGGCGCTTCCTGTGGTCGTCCGAACGCAGCGGGTTCGAGCATCTGTATGTCGCCTCCGAAGACGGCTCTGCGCTGACCGCGCTGACGCAGGGCGAGTGGGTGGTCGACGGCGTGCTGGCGGTCGACGAAGCCGCCGGCCTGGCCTACGTCAGCGGTACCCGCGACGGTGCGACCGAAACCCATGCCTATGCCGTTCCGCTCGCCGGTGGCGAACCCCGTCGACTGACGGCGGCGCCCGGCGTGCATGCCGCCAGCTTCGCGCGCAACGCCAGCGTCTTCGTCGACAGCTGGTCCAGCGACACCACGCTGCCGCAGATCGAACTGTTCAAGGCGGACGGCACCCGGCTGACGACGTTGCTGGAAAACGATGCCACCGATGCAGGCCATCCGTATGCGAAGTACCTCGCCGCGCACCAGCCGACCACGTTCGGCACGCTGACGGCGGCCGACGGCGAGACGCCGCTGCACTACAGTCTGATCAAGCCGGCGAACTTCGACCCGAAGAAGCAGTACCCCGTCGTCGTGTTCGTCTATGGCGGCCCCGCCGCACAGACCGTCACCCGCGCCTGGCCGGGCCGCAGCGACGCCTTCTTCAACCAGTACCTCGCCCAGCAGGGCTATGTGGTGTTCTCGCTGGACAACCGCGGCACGCCGCGGCGCGGCGCGGCGTTCGGCGGCGCGCTGTACGGCAGGCAGGGCACGGTGGAAGTGGACGACCAGCTGCGCGGCGTGGAATGGCTGAAGGCGCAGCCGTTCGTCGATCCGGCGCGCATCGGCGTGTACGGCTGGTCGAACGGCGGCTACATGACGCTGATGCTGCTGGCCAAGCACAGCGAGGCCTACGCCTGCGGCGTGTCGGGCGCGCCGGTCACCGACTGGGCGCTGTACGACACCCACTACACCGAACGCTACATGGACCTGCCGAAGGCGAACGAGGCCGGCTACCACGAAGCCAGTGTGTTCACCCACCTCGACGGCCTGCGCTCGAAGCTGCTGTTGATCCACGGCATGGCCGACGACAACGTGCTGTTCACCAACTCGACCAGGCTGATGAGCGACCTGCAGAAGCGCGGTACGCCGTTCGAGCTGATGACCTACCCGGGCGCCAAGCACGGCCTGCGCGGCAGCGACCTGCTGCACCGCTACCGCCTGACCGAGGATTTCTTCGCCCGTTGCCTGAAGCCCTGA
- the aroE gene encoding shikimate dehydrogenase, which yields MSSQRYAVFGHPVAHSLSPRIHAAFAQQVGIALDYTAIDTPAHDFVAGLDRFADDGGAGANVTLPLKEAAFAICAQTSDRARRAGAVNTLTRNDGQWHGDNTDGAGLVRDLTERHGLDLRARRALLLGAGGAARGVAPALLDAGVSELIIVNRTAERADALADALGEPDRAHSRYWDDLRDLGDFSLIVNATSAARQDQGAFTLPFTLATPRTLAVDLNYGEAAIPFLAWARAAGCHDAVDGLGMLVEQAAEAFEHWHGVRPETDAVYAALRDRDKVLVTAD from the coding sequence ATGTCCAGCCAGCGCTACGCCGTCTTCGGCCATCCCGTCGCCCATTCGCTCTCGCCGCGCATCCATGCCGCCTTCGCGCAGCAGGTCGGCATCGCGCTGGACTACACCGCCATCGACACCCCCGCGCACGACTTCGTCGCCGGCCTCGACCGCTTTGCCGACGACGGGGGTGCGGGCGCCAACGTCACCCTGCCGCTGAAGGAAGCCGCCTTCGCGATCTGCGCCCAGACCAGCGACCGAGCGCGGCGCGCCGGCGCGGTCAATACGCTGACCCGCAACGACGGCCAGTGGCATGGCGACAACACCGACGGCGCCGGCCTGGTCCGCGACCTGACGGAGCGCCACGGCCTGGACCTGCGCGCACGCCGCGCGCTGCTGCTCGGTGCCGGCGGCGCCGCGCGTGGCGTGGCGCCGGCGCTGCTGGACGCCGGCGTCAGCGAACTGATCATCGTCAACCGCACGGCCGAGCGCGCAGACGCGCTGGCCGACGCGCTGGGCGAACCGGATCGCGCGCACTCGCGCTACTGGGACGACCTGCGCGACCTCGGCGACTTCTCGCTGATCGTCAACGCGACCTCCGCCGCGCGCCAGGACCAGGGCGCCTTCACCCTGCCCTTCACGCTGGCCACCCCGCGCACGCTGGCGGTGGACCTCAACTATGGCGAAGCCGCGATCCCCTTCCTCGCCTGGGCACGCGCCGCCGGCTGCCACGACGCGGTGGACGGCCTGGGCATGCTGGTGGAACAGGCCGCCGAAGCGTTCGAGCACTGGCACGGCGTGCGACCGGAGACGGATGCCGTGTACGCCGCGTTGCGCGACCGGGACAAGGTGCTGGTGACGGCGGATTGA
- a CDS encoding cytochrome c oxidase assembly factor Coa1 family protein, whose product MSTHVPAHPNWWQRNWKWCVPVLGALLLALFAAFVFGIVALVFGAIKSSAPYQQALTRAQSDPAVIAALGEPIRAGFFVQGNISTSGASGEADLAIPLDGARADGTLYVVAEKRAGEWRYETLAVNVDGGERVVLEGGSASPEPTP is encoded by the coding sequence ATGTCGACGCACGTCCCCGCTCACCCCAACTGGTGGCAACGCAACTGGAAGTGGTGCGTACCGGTGCTGGGCGCACTGCTGCTGGCGCTGTTCGCCGCCTTCGTCTTCGGCATCGTGGCGCTGGTCTTCGGCGCCATCAAATCCTCCGCCCCGTATCAGCAAGCCCTCACGCGTGCGCAGTCCGACCCTGCCGTCATCGCCGCGCTTGGCGAACCGATCCGTGCGGGCTTTTTCGTACAGGGAAACATCAGTACCAGTGGAGCCAGCGGCGAAGCCGACCTGGCGATTCCCCTCGACGGTGCACGAGCGGACGGCACGCTCTACGTGGTCGCGGAGAAGCGCGCCGGTGAGTGGCGCTACGAGACGCTCGCGGTGAACGTGGACGGCGGCGAGCGGGTCGTGCTGGAGGGCGGCTCAGCCTCTCCCGAGCCGACCCCTTGA
- a CDS encoding pteridine-dependent deoxygenase yields the protein MSAAPDQPPAPQRLAVDYIHAPSPQALLGLPETLAVFGFGALAPATASIDDPRYLRVPLSPLREAAAPYEVWRASGPVTTGRDGAVRYSHDGALMFGVVEWEEPEGGILHASAHAYATMAAFWRDSGYPHLLRIWNYFDAITDGDGDAERYRQFCVGRVQGLGDVDTRLLPAATAIGSRDGRRVLQVYWLAAREPGLPLENPRQVSAYRYPREYGPQSPTFARALLPPSPRVPLLLSGTASIVGHASQHADSLRAQLDETLTNLDSLLGAARAHAPSLPPHMDASSRLKVYVSDADDADAVAAQLEARLGTRVPWLMLHADVCRRELLVEIEGMHGVGA from the coding sequence ATGAGCGCCGCCCCCGACCAGCCTCCCGCGCCGCAGCGGCTGGCCGTCGACTACATCCATGCCCCCTCGCCGCAGGCGTTGCTGGGTCTGCCGGAGACGCTGGCGGTCTTCGGCTTCGGGGCGCTGGCGCCGGCCACCGCCAGCATCGACGATCCCCGCTACCTGCGCGTGCCGCTGTCGCCGCTGCGGGAAGCCGCCGCGCCCTACGAAGTCTGGCGCGCGAGCGGGCCGGTGACGACGGGACGCGACGGCGCCGTGCGCTACAGTCACGACGGTGCCCTGATGTTCGGCGTGGTGGAGTGGGAAGAGCCCGAAGGCGGCATCCTGCACGCCAGCGCCCATGCCTATGCGACGATGGCGGCGTTCTGGCGCGACAGCGGCTATCCGCACCTGCTGCGGATCTGGAACTACTTCGACGCGATCACCGACGGCGACGGCGATGCCGAGCGCTACCGGCAGTTCTGCGTGGGCCGCGTGCAGGGGCTGGGCGACGTCGACACGCGCCTGCTGCCGGCCGCCACCGCGATCGGCAGCCGCGACGGCCGTCGCGTGCTGCAGGTGTACTGGCTGGCCGCCCGCGAGCCGGGCCTGCCGCTGGAGAATCCCCGCCAGGTCAGCGCCTACCGGTATCCACGCGAATACGGTCCACAGTCGCCCACGTTCGCGCGGGCGCTGCTGCCGCCGTCGCCGCGCGTGCCGCTGCTGCTGTCCGGCACCGCCAGCATCGTCGGCCACGCGTCGCAGCACGCCGACTCGCTGCGCGCGCAGCTGGACGAAACCCTGACCAACCTCGACAGCCTGCTCGGCGCCGCGCGCGCGCATGCGCCGTCGCTGCCGCCGCACATGGACGCCAGTTCGCGCCTGAAGGTCTACGTCAGCGATGCCGACGATGCCGATGCCGTCGCCGCCCAGCTGGAAGCGCGACTGGGCACGCGGGTGCCGTGGCTGATGCTGCACGCCGATGTCTGCCGCCGCGAACTGCTGGTCGAGATCGAGGGCATGCACGGCGTCGGTGCTTGA
- a CDS encoding GNAT family N-acetyltransferase: protein MTAELLIRDAGEGDDAAIVALNTAEVRHTSPMDADRLRQLASLSAYHRVATRDGRVVAFLLAMRAGADYRNDNFAWFTARYRDFLYVDRIVVDAAAQGHRLGSRLYADLFAFARERGIPRITCEFNVVPPNEPSRRFHERHGFVEAGRQWLDEGRKQVSMQVVELA, encoded by the coding sequence GTGACGGCCGAGCTGCTGATCCGGGACGCGGGCGAGGGCGACGATGCCGCCATCGTCGCCCTGAACACGGCAGAAGTCCGCCACACCAGCCCGATGGATGCGGACAGGCTGCGCCAGCTGGCGTCCCTGTCGGCCTACCATCGCGTGGCGACGCGGGATGGTCGCGTCGTCGCCTTCCTGCTGGCGATGCGCGCCGGCGCCGACTACCGCAACGACAACTTTGCCTGGTTCACCGCGCGCTACCGGGACTTCCTGTACGTGGACCGCATCGTCGTGGACGCCGCGGCGCAGGGACACCGGCTGGGATCGCGCCTGTACGCCGATCTGTTCGCGTTCGCCCGTGAGCGCGGCATCCCCCGCATCACCTGCGAGTTCAACGTAGTGCCGCCCAACGAGCCCTCGCGCCGGTTCCATGAACGGCACGGCTTCGTCGAAGCGGGCCGGCAATGGCTGGACGAGGGCCGCAAGCAGGTCTCGATGCAGGTCGTCGAGCTGGCCTGA
- a CDS encoding glutathione binding-like protein, with product MIDLHYWPTPNGHKITLLLEELAEAGARLDYRIVPVNIGKGDQFKADYLAFSPNNKMPAIIDHAPADGGEPISVFESGAILLYLANKSGGFFGGDTRQKVAVNQWLMWQMAGLGPMSGQYGHFTVYAPEKIPYAIDRYTREVQRLLGVLDTQLAKHAYVAGDDYSIADMAIHPWVNAYDKAPLDMTPYPALQRWHAEIAARPAVQRAYALKTQVNPDAGKPLTDEERKHLFGR from the coding sequence ATGATCGACCTCCATTACTGGCCTACCCCGAACGGCCACAAGATCACCCTGTTGCTGGAAGAACTGGCCGAGGCCGGCGCCAGGCTCGATTACCGCATCGTGCCGGTCAACATCGGCAAGGGCGACCAGTTCAAGGCGGATTACCTGGCGTTCTCGCCCAACAACAAGATGCCGGCGATCATCGACCATGCGCCCGCCGACGGCGGCGAGCCGATCAGCGTGTTCGAGTCCGGTGCCATCCTGCTGTACCTGGCCAACAAGAGCGGCGGCTTCTTCGGCGGCGACACGCGCCAGAAGGTGGCAGTGAACCAGTGGCTGATGTGGCAGATGGCCGGCCTGGGCCCGATGAGCGGGCAGTACGGCCACTTCACCGTGTATGCGCCGGAGAAGATCCCCTACGCCATCGATCGCTACACGCGCGAAGTGCAGCGCCTGCTCGGCGTGCTGGACACGCAGCTGGCGAAGCATGCCTACGTGGCAGGCGACGACTACAGCATCGCCGACATGGCGATCCATCCCTGGGTCAACGCCTACGACAAGGCGCCGCTGGACATGACGCCCTATCCCGCCCTGCAGCGGTGGCATGCGGAGATCGCCGCGCGCCCGGCCGTACAGCGCGCGTACGCGCTGAAGACGCAGGTGAATCCGGATGCCGGCAAGCCGCTGACCGACGAGGAGCGCAAGCACCTGTTCGGCCGGTAG
- a CDS encoding transglutaminase-like domain-containing protein, producing MQAQEAHAQDAREGSRAWLRPLLVPSPYRLSSAARHGVIEYRLTQEGLAWSWPRTHEQQVASVGDTVLLRICRDCGDEPPPDAEALDRYSRNNRYVDSDNASVRSFARTHSRGWTTHSRMQSLANAVREHMTGPISFSEYRSASDALAKRSGDCTESAVLLAAVARARGIPTRVVSGIAYSSRFTGQAHVFSPHMWVQAWDGRRWTSYDAGLGAFDAGHIALHVGDGNPAGMPRLLDGIRRLRIVDAYAPVTSPETGPAGRDGAPARSSSVPST from the coding sequence GTGCAGGCACAGGAAGCGCATGCACAGGACGCGCGCGAGGGCAGCCGCGCCTGGCTTCGCCCGCTGCTTGTGCCATCTCCGTACCGCCTCTCCAGCGCCGCACGGCACGGTGTCATCGAGTATCGACTGACGCAGGAAGGCCTTGCCTGGTCCTGGCCCCGCACTCACGAACAGCAGGTTGCCTCCGTCGGCGACACCGTGCTGTTGCGCATCTGCCGCGACTGCGGCGACGAACCCCCGCCTGATGCGGAGGCGTTGGACCGCTACAGCCGGAACAACCGCTACGTGGACAGCGACAACGCGTCCGTTCGCAGCTTTGCCAGGACGCATTCGCGCGGCTGGACCACCCACTCACGGATGCAGTCGCTGGCGAATGCGGTGCGTGAGCACATGACGGGTCCCATCTCGTTCAGTGAATACCGGTCCGCCAGTGATGCCCTCGCCAAGCGTTCGGGCGACTGCACCGAAAGTGCCGTGCTGTTGGCGGCAGTCGCGCGTGCTCGTGGCATTCCCACTCGGGTGGTATCCGGTATCGCGTATTCGAGCCGTTTCACCGGACAGGCCCATGTCTTCAGCCCGCATATGTGGGTGCAGGCCTGGGATGGCCGCCGCTGGACCAGTTACGACGCCGGATTGGGCGCGTTCGACGCCGGCCACATCGCATTGCACGTCGGCGATGGCAATCCGGCAGGGATGCCTCGCCTGCTGGACGGCATCCGTCGATTGCGCATCGTGGATGCCTACGCGCCGGTGACTTCGCCAGAAACAGGTCCCGCCGGCCGCGATGGCGCGCCGGCACGCTCCTCGAGCGTCCCTTCCACCTGA
- a CDS encoding GNAT family N-acetyltransferase, protein MRRTGCGTADITSVVSGDARHDVAGELARLCTLLAYPVDAGGMTKRLATLLASPAHAVKVAASSNDDGDLLGMVAAEWRLMIEFGHRAEITALIVDPRARRLGLGQRLVDAACGWIRDRGGHDVFVRSNVARPESHAFYPSAGFTLAKTQHVYVRWLRSDYGAE, encoded by the coding sequence ATGCGGCGCACTGGTTGCGGAACGGCTGACATTACGTCCGTCGTCAGCGGCGATGCGCGGCATGACGTTGCGGGCGAACTGGCGCGCCTGTGCACGCTGCTGGCCTACCCGGTGGACGCCGGCGGCATGACTAAACGGCTGGCCACCCTGCTGGCATCGCCCGCGCATGCGGTGAAGGTGGCGGCCTCGTCGAACGACGATGGCGATCTGCTGGGCATGGTGGCCGCGGAGTGGCGGCTGATGATCGAGTTCGGCCACCGTGCCGAGATCACCGCGCTGATCGTCGATCCGCGGGCGCGTCGCCTGGGCCTGGGTCAGCGGCTGGTGGACGCGGCCTGCGGCTGGATCCGCGACCGGGGCGGCCACGACGTCTTCGTGCGTTCGAACGTCGCACGGCCGGAATCGCACGCGTTCTATCCGTCCGCCGGCTTCACGCTCGCCAAGACCCAGCATGTGTATGTGCGGTGGCTGCGCAGCGATTACGGCGCGGAGTAG